The following are encoded in a window of Gossypium raimondii isolate GPD5lz chromosome 13, ASM2569854v1, whole genome shotgun sequence genomic DNA:
- the LOC105782815 gene encoding uncharacterized protein LOC105782815 isoform X1 produces the protein MAMQTGVGLSKILILAGAGYTGTVLLKNGKLSDILGELQSLVKGLEKSGEQADDSDALLAQVRRLSTEIRQLASARQITVLNGDSGGKLTSLVVPAATLGALGYGYMWWKGISFSDLFWVTKRNMAMAVENLTKHLDSVSDALSAAKKHLTQRIQNLDDKMETQKEISKSIQTSVEEAHMNLSNIEYDLDALQRMISGLDGKIGSLEYKQDLANAGVWYLCNMVGGKKANMPEALQEQLKLSGKSRALLASGTPALKVSILVECGSPKFHGLKDVADISSGNMNDSGRDGFVKDGFDNLDEEPRSLQRSVSARC, from the exons ATGGCTATGCAAACCGGAGTAGGTTTGTCGAAGATCTTGATCTTAGCCGGCGCCG GTTATACGGGTACTGTCCTCCTGAAAAACGGTAAATTATCGGACATATTAGGCGAATTGCAG TCGCTGGTGAAGGGACTCGAAAAATCGGGGGAGCAAGCTGATGATTCAGATGCACTTCTAGCTCAG GTGCGTCGTTTGTCAACGGAGATCAGGCAACTGGCATCAGCACGGCAGATAACTGTTCTGAATGGGGATTCTGGCg GTAAGTTAACCTCTCTTGTAGTGCCAGCCGCAACATTGGGGGCATTGGGTTATGGTTACATGTGGTGGAAG GGTATTTCATTCTCTGATCTTTTCTGGGTCACCAAACGCAATATGGCGATGGCTGTGGAGAACTTAACAAAACATCTGGATTCTGTCTCAGATGCTCTCTCT GCTGCGAAGAAGCATTTGACTCAACGCATTCAGAACCTGGATGATAAAATGGAAACACAGAAGGAAATCTCGAAGAGCATTCAAACAAGT GTAGAAGAGGCTCATATGAATCTGTCTAATattgaatatgatttggatgcaCTGCAGAGAATGATCTCTGGTTTG GATGGCAAAATTGGTTCATTGGAATATAAGCAG GATCTTGCTAATGCTGGTGTGTGGTACCTTTGTAATATGGTTGGTGGAAAGAAAGCAAACATGCCTGAAGCTCTGCAG GAGCAACTTAAACTTTCTGGGAAATCTCGTGCTTTACTTGCATCAGGAACTCCAGCTCTGAAG GTATCGATATTAGTTGAATGTGGTAGCCCAAAGTTTCAT GGTCTGAAAGATGTTGCAGATATTTCATCTGGAAATATGAATGATTCAGGAAGAGATGGTTTTGTGAAAGATGGCTTTGATAATTTGGATGAAGAGCCAAGAAGCCTGCAaag GAGCGTTTCAGCTAGGTGTTGA
- the LOC105782815 gene encoding uncharacterized protein LOC105782815 isoform X2, which yields MAMQTGVGLSKILILAGAGYTGTVLLKNGKLSDILGELQSLVKGLEKSGEQADDSDALLAQVRRLSTEIRQLASARQITVLNGDSGGKLTSLVVPAATLGALGYGYMWWKGISFSDLFWVTKRNMAMAVENLTKHLDSVSDALSAAKKHLTQRIQNLDDKMETQKEISKSIQTSVEEAHMNLSNIEYDLDALQRMISGLDGKIGSLEYKQDLANAGVWYLCNMVGGKKANMPEALQEQLKLSGKSRALLASGTPALKGLKDVADISSGNMNDSGRDGFVKDGFDNLDEEPRSLQRSVSARC from the exons ATGGCTATGCAAACCGGAGTAGGTTTGTCGAAGATCTTGATCTTAGCCGGCGCCG GTTATACGGGTACTGTCCTCCTGAAAAACGGTAAATTATCGGACATATTAGGCGAATTGCAG TCGCTGGTGAAGGGACTCGAAAAATCGGGGGAGCAAGCTGATGATTCAGATGCACTTCTAGCTCAG GTGCGTCGTTTGTCAACGGAGATCAGGCAACTGGCATCAGCACGGCAGATAACTGTTCTGAATGGGGATTCTGGCg GTAAGTTAACCTCTCTTGTAGTGCCAGCCGCAACATTGGGGGCATTGGGTTATGGTTACATGTGGTGGAAG GGTATTTCATTCTCTGATCTTTTCTGGGTCACCAAACGCAATATGGCGATGGCTGTGGAGAACTTAACAAAACATCTGGATTCTGTCTCAGATGCTCTCTCT GCTGCGAAGAAGCATTTGACTCAACGCATTCAGAACCTGGATGATAAAATGGAAACACAGAAGGAAATCTCGAAGAGCATTCAAACAAGT GTAGAAGAGGCTCATATGAATCTGTCTAATattgaatatgatttggatgcaCTGCAGAGAATGATCTCTGGTTTG GATGGCAAAATTGGTTCATTGGAATATAAGCAG GATCTTGCTAATGCTGGTGTGTGGTACCTTTGTAATATGGTTGGTGGAAAGAAAGCAAACATGCCTGAAGCTCTGCAG GAGCAACTTAAACTTTCTGGGAAATCTCGTGCTTTACTTGCATCAGGAACTCCAGCTCTGAAG GGTCTGAAAGATGTTGCAGATATTTCATCTGGAAATATGAATGATTCAGGAAGAGATGGTTTTGTGAAAGATGGCTTTGATAATTTGGATGAAGAGCCAAGAAGCCTGCAaag GAGCGTTTCAGCTAGGTGTTGA
- the LOC105782816 gene encoding single-stranded DNA-binding protein WHY1, chloroplastic isoform X2, protein MLQLQLLSSPPLTPQTLNLNSISNPKLFPSFSSLNSSQTRSFKFNPLSKPSKFSLKCRQSEYFDQKQRFNDSSSSTSPSSLGLPARFYVGHSIYKGKAALTVEPRAPEFVPLDSGAFKISREGFVLLQFAPAAGVRQYDWSRKQVFSLSVTEIGTLISLGMRESCEFFHDPFKGKSDEGKVRKVLKVEPLPDGSGHFFNLGVQNKLLNVDENVYIPITRGEFTVLKSAFSFILPYLLGWHAFANSTKPDDTSRANNANPRYGGDYEWSR, encoded by the exons ATGCTGCAACTTCAACTCTTATCTTCTCCTCCACTCACTCCCCAAACCTTAAACCTCAACTCCATCTCCAACCCCAAGCTTTTCCCATCTTTCTCTTCACTCAACTCCTCCCAAACCCGTTCCTTTAAATTTAATCCCCTCTCTAAACCCTCCAAGTTTTCTCTCAAATGCCGCCAATCTGAATACTTCGATCAGAAACAGAGGTTTAATgactcttcttcttctacttcgcCATCATCCTTAG GGTTGCCGGCTAGGTTTTATGTAGGTCATTCCATTTACAAAGGGAAGGCTGCTCTGACTGTGGAGCCAAGGGCACCTGAGTTTGTGCCTTTAGAT TCTGGGGCATTTAAAATATCCAGGGAAGGTTTTGTGCTGCTACAGTTTGCACCTGCAGCTGGTGTTAGACAATATGATTGGAGTAGGAAGCAG GTGTTCTCATTGTCTGTTACTGAAATTGGAACTCTGATTAGCCTTGGCATGAGGGAATCGTGTGAATTTTTCCATGATCCTTTTAAAGGAAAAAG TGATGAAGGAAAGGTTAGGAAGGTGTTGAAGGTAGAGCCACTCCCGGATGGGTCTGGTCACTTTTTTAATCTTG GTGTTCAAAACAAACTTCTAAACGTGGACGAAAATGTTTATATCCCCATTACACGGGGAGAGTTCACTGTCCTCAAATCTGCATTCAGC TTCATTTTGCCATATCTTTTAGGTTGGCACGCCTTTGCCAATTCAACCAAACCGGACGATACAAGTCGTGCGAATAATGCCAATCCTAGATATGGAGGAGACTACGAATGGAGTAGGTAG
- the LOC105782816 gene encoding single-stranded DNA-binding protein WHY1, chloroplastic isoform X1: MLQLQLLSSPPLTPQTLNLNSISNPKLFPSFSSLNSSQTRSFKFNPLSKPSKFSLKCRQSEYFDQKQRFNDSSSSTSPSSLAGLPARFYVGHSIYKGKAALTVEPRAPEFVPLDSGAFKISREGFVLLQFAPAAGVRQYDWSRKQVFSLSVTEIGTLISLGMRESCEFFHDPFKGKSDEGKVRKVLKVEPLPDGSGHFFNLGVQNKLLNVDENVYIPITRGEFTVLKSAFSFILPYLLGWHAFANSTKPDDTSRANNANPRYGGDYEWSR; the protein is encoded by the exons ATGCTGCAACTTCAACTCTTATCTTCTCCTCCACTCACTCCCCAAACCTTAAACCTCAACTCCATCTCCAACCCCAAGCTTTTCCCATCTTTCTCTTCACTCAACTCCTCCCAAACCCGTTCCTTTAAATTTAATCCCCTCTCTAAACCCTCCAAGTTTTCTCTCAAATGCCGCCAATCTGAATACTTCGATCAGAAACAGAGGTTTAATgactcttcttcttctacttcgcCATCATCCTTAG CAGGGTTGCCGGCTAGGTTTTATGTAGGTCATTCCATTTACAAAGGGAAGGCTGCTCTGACTGTGGAGCCAAGGGCACCTGAGTTTGTGCCTTTAGAT TCTGGGGCATTTAAAATATCCAGGGAAGGTTTTGTGCTGCTACAGTTTGCACCTGCAGCTGGTGTTAGACAATATGATTGGAGTAGGAAGCAG GTGTTCTCATTGTCTGTTACTGAAATTGGAACTCTGATTAGCCTTGGCATGAGGGAATCGTGTGAATTTTTCCATGATCCTTTTAAAGGAAAAAG TGATGAAGGAAAGGTTAGGAAGGTGTTGAAGGTAGAGCCACTCCCGGATGGGTCTGGTCACTTTTTTAATCTTG GTGTTCAAAACAAACTTCTAAACGTGGACGAAAATGTTTATATCCCCATTACACGGGGAGAGTTCACTGTCCTCAAATCTGCATTCAGC TTCATTTTGCCATATCTTTTAGGTTGGCACGCCTTTGCCAATTCAACCAAACCGGACGATACAAGTCGTGCGAATAATGCCAATCCTAGATATGGAGGAGACTACGAATGGAGTAGGTAG
- the LOC105782816 gene encoding single-stranded DNA-binding protein WHY1, chloroplastic isoform X4, which produces MLQLQLLSSPPLTPQTLNLNSISNPKLFPSFSSLNSSQTRSFKFNPLSKPSKFSLKCRQSEYFDQKQRFNDSSSSTSPSSLAGLPARFYVGHSIYKGKAALTVEPRAPEFVPLDSGAFKISREGFVLLQFAPAAGVRQYDWSRKQVFSLSVTEIGTLISLGMRESCEFFHDPFKGKSDEGKVRKVLKVEPLPDGSGHFFNLVHFAISFRLARLCQFNQTGRYKSCE; this is translated from the exons ATGCTGCAACTTCAACTCTTATCTTCTCCTCCACTCACTCCCCAAACCTTAAACCTCAACTCCATCTCCAACCCCAAGCTTTTCCCATCTTTCTCTTCACTCAACTCCTCCCAAACCCGTTCCTTTAAATTTAATCCCCTCTCTAAACCCTCCAAGTTTTCTCTCAAATGCCGCCAATCTGAATACTTCGATCAGAAACAGAGGTTTAATgactcttcttcttctacttcgcCATCATCCTTAG CAGGGTTGCCGGCTAGGTTTTATGTAGGTCATTCCATTTACAAAGGGAAGGCTGCTCTGACTGTGGAGCCAAGGGCACCTGAGTTTGTGCCTTTAGAT TCTGGGGCATTTAAAATATCCAGGGAAGGTTTTGTGCTGCTACAGTTTGCACCTGCAGCTGGTGTTAGACAATATGATTGGAGTAGGAAGCAG GTGTTCTCATTGTCTGTTACTGAAATTGGAACTCTGATTAGCCTTGGCATGAGGGAATCGTGTGAATTTTTCCATGATCCTTTTAAAGGAAAAAG TGATGAAGGAAAGGTTAGGAAGGTGTTGAAGGTAGAGCCACTCCCGGATGGGTCTGGTCACTTTTTTAATCTTG TTCATTTTGCCATATCTTTTAGGTTGGCACGCCTTTGCCAATTCAACCAAACCGGACGATACAAGTCGTGCGAATAA
- the LOC105782816 gene encoding single-stranded DNA-binding protein WHY1, chloroplastic isoform X3, producing the protein MLQLQLLSSPPLTPQTLNLNSISNPKLFPSFSSLNSSQTRSFKFNPLSKPSKFSLKCRQSEYFDQKQRFNDSSSSTSPSSLAGLPARFYVGHSIYKGKAALTVEPRAPEFVPLDSGAFKISREGFVLLQFAPAAGVRQYDWSRKQVFSLSVTEIGTLISLGMRESCEFFHDPFKGKSDEGKVRKVLKVEPLPDGSGHFFNLGVQNKLLNVDENVYIPITRGEFTVLKSAFSIVQQILLAQQHT; encoded by the exons ATGCTGCAACTTCAACTCTTATCTTCTCCTCCACTCACTCCCCAAACCTTAAACCTCAACTCCATCTCCAACCCCAAGCTTTTCCCATCTTTCTCTTCACTCAACTCCTCCCAAACCCGTTCCTTTAAATTTAATCCCCTCTCTAAACCCTCCAAGTTTTCTCTCAAATGCCGCCAATCTGAATACTTCGATCAGAAACAGAGGTTTAATgactcttcttcttctacttcgcCATCATCCTTAG CAGGGTTGCCGGCTAGGTTTTATGTAGGTCATTCCATTTACAAAGGGAAGGCTGCTCTGACTGTGGAGCCAAGGGCACCTGAGTTTGTGCCTTTAGAT TCTGGGGCATTTAAAATATCCAGGGAAGGTTTTGTGCTGCTACAGTTTGCACCTGCAGCTGGTGTTAGACAATATGATTGGAGTAGGAAGCAG GTGTTCTCATTGTCTGTTACTGAAATTGGAACTCTGATTAGCCTTGGCATGAGGGAATCGTGTGAATTTTTCCATGATCCTTTTAAAGGAAAAAG TGATGAAGGAAAGGTTAGGAAGGTGTTGAAGGTAGAGCCACTCCCGGATGGGTCTGGTCACTTTTTTAATCTTG GTGTTCAAAACAAACTTCTAAACGTGGACGAAAATGTTTATATCCCCATTACACGGGGAGAGTTCACTGTCCTCAAATCTGCATTCAGC ATTGTTCAACAAATACTACTTGCACAACAGCATACATAG
- the LOC105783902 gene encoding uncharacterized protein LOC105783902 isoform X1 → MSSLSPFFRPLLPQWSFLVILNSNPKISLKPCVFSSSSSSSYNNDSVPLPKQIQTQLGYDPSEELFGLSPVPKPSSALPKPRSWFGPNGQYIRELPCPSCRGRGYTPCSECGIERSRSDCSQCNGKGIMTCRQCLGDRVIWEESIDEQPWEKARSISPLRVKEDDEVDNLDLQLDVKKKSKRVYQSPSPEVGLKISRSLKSLNAKTGLFSKRMKIIHRDPMLQAQRVAAIKKAKGTAAARKRVSEALKDFFSDPENRHKRSISMKGVKFFCRNCGREGHRRHYCPEIRDSSIDKRFKCRVCGGKGHNRRTCPRSRLSNEGRSSRRRHRCKVCRRSGHNRRTCPQVIGVRDILTAGSRIYTCRLCRKEGHNARTCPSNS, encoded by the exons ATGTCTTCACTTTCTCCCTTCTTTCGACCTCTCCTTCCTCAATGGAGTTTCTTGGTTATTCTCAACTCCAACCCAAAGATTAGCCTCAAACCTTGTGTcttttcatcttcatcttcatcttcctaCAATAATGATTCAGTTCCTCTGCCTAAACAAATCCAA ACACAGTTGGGTTATGATCCTTCAGAGGAGCTATTTGGACTCTCGCCTGTTCCAAAACCAAG CAGTGCCCTTCCAAAACCAAGATCCTGGTTCGGTCCCAATGGACAATACATCAGAGAGCTTCCTTGTCCAAGTTGCAGGGGGAGAGGTTATACTCCATGTTCCGAGTGCGGTATCGAAAGATCAAGATCAGATTGTTCCCAATGTAATGGAAAG GGTATAATGACTTGCCGTCAGTGCTTGGGAGATCGTGTGATATGGGAAGAGTCAATAGATGAGCAGCCATGGGAGAAAGCTCGTTCAAT TTCTCCACTCCGAGTAAAAGAGGATGATGAGGTAGACAATCTAGATTTGCAACTGGATGTGAAGAAAAAATCAAAGCGCGTTTACCAATCACCATCTCCTGAAGTTGGATTGAAGATCAGCCGATCACTAAAA AGTCTAAATGCCAAAACAGGACTATTTAGTAAAAGAATGAAGATCATTCATCGTGATCCTATGCTTCAAGCTCAAAGGGTGGCTGCCATCAAG AAAGCAAAAGGAACAGCTGCAGCAAGGAAGCGTGTTTCTGAAGCTTTGAAAGACTTTTTTAGTGATCCAGAGAACCGACATAAGCGGAGCATTTCTATGAAAG GAGTCAAATTTTTCTGCAGAAATTGTGGCCGTGAAGGGCATAGAAGACACTACTGCCCCGAAATTAGAGATAGTTCAATAGACAAGCGGTTCAAGTGTCGAGTATGTGGAGGAAAAGGTCATAACAGAAGAACTTGTCCAAGGTCAAGGTTGAGCAATGAAGGAAGGTCAAGTAGAAGGCGTCACCGTTGCAAAGTTTGTCGCAGAAGTGGTCATAATCGTCGCACATGCCCTCAAGTGATAGGGGTGAGAGACATTTTGACCGCTGGAAGTAGAATATACACCTGCAGGTTATGCCGAAAAGAGGGGCACAATGCAAGGACATGCCCTAGTAACAGTTAA
- the LOC105783902 gene encoding uncharacterized protein LOC105783902 isoform X2, whose protein sequence is MSSLSPFFRPLLPQWSFLVILNSNPKISLKPCVFSSSSSSSYNNDSVPLPKQIQTQLGYDPSEELFGLSPVPKPSALPKPRSWFGPNGQYIRELPCPSCRGRGYTPCSECGIERSRSDCSQCNGKGIMTCRQCLGDRVIWEESIDEQPWEKARSISPLRVKEDDEVDNLDLQLDVKKKSKRVYQSPSPEVGLKISRSLKSLNAKTGLFSKRMKIIHRDPMLQAQRVAAIKKAKGTAAARKRVSEALKDFFSDPENRHKRSISMKGVKFFCRNCGREGHRRHYCPEIRDSSIDKRFKCRVCGGKGHNRRTCPRSRLSNEGRSSRRRHRCKVCRRSGHNRRTCPQVIGVRDILTAGSRIYTCRLCRKEGHNARTCPSNS, encoded by the exons ATGTCTTCACTTTCTCCCTTCTTTCGACCTCTCCTTCCTCAATGGAGTTTCTTGGTTATTCTCAACTCCAACCCAAAGATTAGCCTCAAACCTTGTGTcttttcatcttcatcttcatcttcctaCAATAATGATTCAGTTCCTCTGCCTAAACAAATCCAA ACACAGTTGGGTTATGATCCTTCAGAGGAGCTATTTGGACTCTCGCCTGTTCCAAAACCAAG TGCCCTTCCAAAACCAAGATCCTGGTTCGGTCCCAATGGACAATACATCAGAGAGCTTCCTTGTCCAAGTTGCAGGGGGAGAGGTTATACTCCATGTTCCGAGTGCGGTATCGAAAGATCAAGATCAGATTGTTCCCAATGTAATGGAAAG GGTATAATGACTTGCCGTCAGTGCTTGGGAGATCGTGTGATATGGGAAGAGTCAATAGATGAGCAGCCATGGGAGAAAGCTCGTTCAAT TTCTCCACTCCGAGTAAAAGAGGATGATGAGGTAGACAATCTAGATTTGCAACTGGATGTGAAGAAAAAATCAAAGCGCGTTTACCAATCACCATCTCCTGAAGTTGGATTGAAGATCAGCCGATCACTAAAA AGTCTAAATGCCAAAACAGGACTATTTAGTAAAAGAATGAAGATCATTCATCGTGATCCTATGCTTCAAGCTCAAAGGGTGGCTGCCATCAAG AAAGCAAAAGGAACAGCTGCAGCAAGGAAGCGTGTTTCTGAAGCTTTGAAAGACTTTTTTAGTGATCCAGAGAACCGACATAAGCGGAGCATTTCTATGAAAG GAGTCAAATTTTTCTGCAGAAATTGTGGCCGTGAAGGGCATAGAAGACACTACTGCCCCGAAATTAGAGATAGTTCAATAGACAAGCGGTTCAAGTGTCGAGTATGTGGAGGAAAAGGTCATAACAGAAGAACTTGTCCAAGGTCAAGGTTGAGCAATGAAGGAAGGTCAAGTAGAAGGCGTCACCGTTGCAAAGTTTGTCGCAGAAGTGGTCATAATCGTCGCACATGCCCTCAAGTGATAGGGGTGAGAGACATTTTGACCGCTGGAAGTAGAATATACACCTGCAGGTTATGCCGAAAAGAGGGGCACAATGCAAGGACATGCCCTAGTAACAGTTAA